From one Triticum aestivum cultivar Chinese Spring chromosome 4B, IWGSC CS RefSeq v2.1, whole genome shotgun sequence genomic stretch:
- the LOC123089395 gene encoding probable E3 ubiquitin-protein ligase ATL44: protein MASARRLLQTYPGQFQAAEPPDALGADSDVVVILAALLCALLCVVGLAAVTGCARSRRGAGGTRSAASSGPDANKGLKKRALMALPKLAYEDAVAAAVAARGGTASAAAGEGQEGILSECAICLSEYAGKEEIRVLPQCGHGFHVACVDAWLRAHSSCPSCRRVVVVVADAAPRKMPPEPKRCRKCESMEEASSSASATAGDHRAARFLP from the coding sequence ATGGCGTCGGCGCGCCGCCTGCTGCAGACCTACCCGGGCCAGTTCCAGGCCGCCGAGCCGCCCGACGCCCTCGGCGCCGACTCCGACGTCGTCGTCATCCTCGCCGCGCTGCTCTGCGCGCTCCTCTGCGTCGTCGGCCTCGCCGCCGTCACCGGCTGCGCGCGCTCCCGCCGCGGCGCTGGGGGCACCAGATCCGCCGCCTCCTCCGGCCCCGACGCGAACAAGGGGCTCAAGAAGAGGGCGCTCATGGCGCTGCCGAAGCTGGCGTACGAGGACGCCGTGGCGGCGGCCGTCGCGGCGCGCGGCGGCacggcctcggcggcggccgggGAGGGGCAGGAGGGGATCCTCTCGGAGTGCGCCATCTGCCTGTCGGAGTACGCGGGGAAGGAGGAGATCCGCGTCCTGCCGCAGTGCGGCCACGGCTTCCACGTCGCCTGCGTCGACGCCTGGCTCCGCGCGCACTCCTCCTGCCCTTCCTgccgccgcgtcgtcgtcgtcgtcgccgacgcGGCGCCCCGCAAGATGCCGCCCGAGCCCAAGCGGTGCCGCAAgtgcgagtccatggaggaggcgtcctcctccgcctccgcgaCCGCCGGCGACCACAGGGCCGCCCGTTTCTTGCCATGA